Part of the Campylobacter concisus genome, CCGCCATTTTTTACCTTTTTTACGCCATCAGCCATCACAAAACAAAAGACATCATAAGTCGTGTGGTTTGTCAGTAGCTCACCGCTGCTATCGCGCATCTCTTCGCAGTTTCCGTGATCGCTCGTGATGATCATAGCGTAGTTTTTCTCTTTTGCTTTGGCGTAAATTTCTCCAAGGGCCACGTCCACTGCTTCAACTGCTTTTATAGCAGCATCATAGTTGCCAGTATGCCCCACCATATCGCCATTTGCGAAATTTACCACGATGAAGTCTTGCTCGTCATCCATGCCTTTTAGTACGGCTTTGCAAACTTCTGCTGCGCTCATCTCTGGCTTCTCGTCGTAGGTTTTTACCTTTGGACTAGGGATTAGTACCCTCGTTTCATTGCTAGCTAACTCCTCGACGCCACCGTTAAAGAAAAATGTGACGTGGGCGTATTTTTCTGTCTCAGCCGTGTGAAGCTGCCTTAGCCCAGCCGCTGCGATGACCTCGCTTAGAGTGTTTTTTATCTTTTCATTTTTAAATAGCACTTCAAATTTAAAATTTGCATCATATTCGGTCATGGTGATTAGATTTTTGATAGCAAAAGGTCGCTCAAACTCGCTAAATTTCTCCTCGCCTAGAGCCTGGCAAATTTCTCTTGCTCTATCATTTCTAAAATTTATAAAGATCACGCCGTCATCTTCGCCCATGCCCTTAAAGCCATTAAAGCTTGCTGGCTTTACAAACTCATCTGTCACGCCCTCATCGTAGCTTTTTTGTAGATACTCGCTTGGCGATAAGCTGCTTAAATTTGCTCCATTTACCAAGCTATCATAAGCCTCTTTTACGCGCTCCCAGCGTTTATCTCTATCCATCGCGTAAAATCTTCCACAAACGGTAGCTACTTTAAATTTAGCTTCCAAGCTTTTTATAAAATTTATACCGCTATTTGGGCTAACGTCGCGTCCGTCGGTGATAGCGTGGGCAAAAACTTCGCAGCCATTTTTGCTAGCAAGCTCGCACATACCATCAAAATGCTCCATATGAGAGTGCACGCCGCCGTCGCTATAAAGCCCTATGACGTGAATTTTTTTGCACTTTTTAAAAAGAGCTTTTAGGGCTTCATTTTCTGCTATCGAGCCATCAGCAAAGCTACGTGAAATTTTGACCAAATTTTGATACAAAACTCGTCCGCTTCCTATACACATGTGCCCTACTTCGCTGTTTCCCATCTGCCCTTCAGGTAGTCCCACAGCGTTTCCAGATGTCTTTATGAGCGAGTTTGGAATTTCTTTAAAAAATTTCTCATAATTTGGCTTTTTAGCCGCCTCAAATGCGTTAAATTTACCGCTTTTATTAAATCCAATACCATCAGTTATTATTAAAATAGTTTTTTGACTCATTTTGAAAATTTATCCTTAATTTTAGATAATTTTTAAGGCCATTATACTAAAATTGCTTTTTTTAAAAATAAAGGCTCTCATGTTTTACTATATCTATGAAATTTTAAATTTTAATATCTTTCAATACATCACCGTCCGTGCTGGTATTGCTTTTTTCATCGCTTTTGCACTCACAGCTTATTTGATGCCCAAATTTATCACTTGGGCAAAGGCAAAAAACGCCGCCCAGCCTATCTATGAGCTTGCCCCACAAACTCACCAAAAAAAGGCCAAAACGCCGACCATGGGCGGACTTGTCTTTGTCTTCACAGCCGTACTTTCCACGGTAATTTGTGCAAGGCTTGATAACGCATTTGTCTTAACATCTCTCTTTTGCCTAGTTTGCTTTACACTGCTTGGCTACAAGGACGATTACAGTAAAATTTTAGGAGCAAAAAACCACGCCGGCCTAAGCCCAAAAGCAAAGCTCTTTTTTCAGTTTTTAATAGCCTTTGTAATTTCTATTTTTTTATATGCAAGTCACGAGCTTAGCACCGAGTTTTATCTACCTTTTTTTAAGCAACCTATTTTAGATTTAAAAATTTTTGCCATTTTCTTTTGGACACTGGTCATAGTCGCTGCTTCAAATTCAGTAAATTTAACAGACGGGCTTGACGGGCTAGCTACTGTGCCATCGATATTTTCACTTTTAACACTTGGCGTTTTTGCTTATATCTGCGGACACGCTGTCTTTAGCTCATATTTACTCTTACCAAAGATCGTAGGCGTTGGCGAAAGCGTTGTTGTCTCTTCAGCCCTAATTGGCTCATTAATGGGCTTTTTATGGTTTAACTGCCATCCAGCTGAAGTCTTTATGGGCGATAGCGGTAGCTTAAGTGTTGGAGCATATATCGGTTTTATGGGTGTTGCTACCAAAAACGAAATCTTACTCATCATCATCGGACTCATATTTGTCGTTGAGACCCTAAGCGTCATTCTGCAGGTAGGCAGCTTTAAAATTTTTAAACGCAGAATTTTTCTTATGGCGCCTATACATCACCATTTTGAGATAAAAGGCTGGGCGGAAAATAAGATCATCGTTCGCTTTTGGATCATCGCACTTTTAGCAAATCTAATCGCACTAACTGCGCTAAAGATCAGATAAGGAAAGTCATGAGAAAATCGCTATTTGGCTACGGCGGCACGATAAAGGCGATCGCTAAAAATTTCATAAAGGACGGCCTTTGGGATATCTATGATGATAAATTTAGTGAAATTTCAAAAGATGAGTTTGGCAATGCTCTTTTGCCAGTTAGCGAATTTGACCCAGCAAAAAGCAACCTAGAGATACCAAGTCCAGGCATCCCGCCTTATCATGAGCTTATTAAAAAAGCTAAGAATTTAGTTAGCGAGTATGACTATTTTTATGAAATTTATAAAGAAAATCTGCCATTTAATATCTGGATAAGCGGTACAAATGGCAAGACTACGACAACCAAGATGACACAGCACCTACTAGAGAGTAAGGGCTCAGTCATGGGCGGCAACGTTGGCATTGCGCTGGCAAATTTAGACTCAAACGCTAAAATTTGGATACTTGAGACTAGCTCATTTACTCTTCAC contains:
- the gpmI gene encoding 2,3-bisphosphoglycerate-independent phosphoglycerate mutase, which encodes MSQKTILIITDGIGFNKSGKFNAFEAAKKPNYEKFFKEIPNSLIKTSGNAVGLPEGQMGNSEVGHMCIGSGRVLYQNLVKISRSFADGSIAENEALKALFKKCKKIHVIGLYSDGGVHSHMEHFDGMCELASKNGCEVFAHAITDGRDVSPNSGINFIKSLEAKFKVATVCGRFYAMDRDKRWERVKEAYDSLVNGANLSSLSPSEYLQKSYDEGVTDEFVKPASFNGFKGMGEDDGVIFINFRNDRAREICQALGEEKFSEFERPFAIKNLITMTEYDANFKFEVLFKNEKIKNTLSEVIAAAGLRQLHTAETEKYAHVTFFFNGGVEELASNETRVLIPSPKVKTYDEKPEMSAAEVCKAVLKGMDDEQDFIVVNFANGDMVGHTGNYDAAIKAVEAVDVALGEIYAKAKEKNYAMIITSDHGNCEEMRDSSGELLTNHTTYDVFCFVMADGVKKVKNGGLNNIAPSVLKIMGLEIPAEMDEVLI
- the mraY gene encoding phospho-N-acetylmuramoyl-pentapeptide-transferase — encoded protein: MFYYIYEILNFNIFQYITVRAGIAFFIAFALTAYLMPKFITWAKAKNAAQPIYELAPQTHQKKAKTPTMGGLVFVFTAVLSTVICARLDNAFVLTSLFCLVCFTLLGYKDDYSKILGAKNHAGLSPKAKLFFQFLIAFVISIFLYASHELSTEFYLPFFKQPILDLKIFAIFFWTLVIVAASNSVNLTDGLDGLATVPSIFSLLTLGVFAYICGHAVFSSYLLLPKIVGVGESVVVSSALIGSLMGFLWFNCHPAEVFMGDSGSLSVGAYIGFMGVATKNEILLIIIGLIFVVETLSVILQVGSFKIFKRRIFLMAPIHHHFEIKGWAENKIIVRFWIIALLANLIALTALKIR